In Clostridium sporogenes, one genomic interval encodes:
- the lexA gene encoding transcriptional repressor LexA codes for MNKSRIDKQNEVYNFIKLQIKEKGYPPSVREICKAVGLSSTSSVHFHLKRLEKEGLIKRDSSKTRAIEIVDPTSKKEVINVPIVGTITAGNPILAIENIEDVFPLPIDYVKNTKDLFMLKVSGESMIEAGILDGDLAIIEKTDSANNGDIVVALIDNEATLKRFFKESSYIRLQPENKSMKPIILEDCKVLGRLVGIYRKY; via the coding sequence ATGAATAAAAGCCGAATTGACAAACAAAATGAAGTTTATAACTTTATAAAATTACAAATTAAAGAAAAAGGCTATCCTCCTTCTGTAAGAGAAATTTGCAAGGCCGTAGGTTTAAGTTCAACTTCATCAGTGCATTTTCATCTTAAAAGATTAGAAAAAGAAGGTTTGATAAAAAGAGATAGCAGCAAAACTAGAGCCATAGAAATTGTTGATCCTACCTCAAAAAAAGAAGTTATAAATGTACCTATTGTAGGAACTATAACTGCAGGAAATCCTATTTTGGCTATAGAGAATATAGAAGATGTATTTCCATTGCCTATTGATTATGTGAAAAACACAAAGGATTTATTTATGTTAAAGGTATCTGGAGAAAGTATGATAGAAGCTGGAATATTAGATGGTGATTTAGCTATTATTGAAAAAACCGATTCTGCAAATAATGGAGATATTGTGGTTGCTCTAATAGACAACGAAGCTACTTTAAAAAGATTTTTTAAAGAAAGTTCCTATATAAGACTTCAACCTGAAAATAAAAGTATGAAACCTATAATTTTAGAGGATTGTAAAGTTCTTGGAAGATTAGTAGGGATATATAGAAAGTATTAA
- a CDS encoding tyrosine recombinase XerC yields MKYNIQQLYDPNLPQRLNDFLNYLRTIKGKSENTIESYKLDLIMFFRFLKLYKGMVPGETEFSDIEISNISDEDIKNISLTDLFAFISFAENYRNNGSYAKARKVATLRSFFKFLQGKVKIIKENPALELESPKISKRNPVYLTLDESKRLLSSIDGKFKERDLCIVTMFLNCGLRLSELCGINISNIKNDVLTVIGKGNKERTVYLNKACIKTLNDYLSVRKEMGEKIVDKDALFLSKNYSRINKRSVEMLVKKYVKKSGLDGEKYSPHKLRHTAATLMYKHGGVDIRSLQMILGHENISTTQIYTHVDSDRLREAVKSNPLSDE; encoded by the coding sequence ATGAAATATAATATTCAACAATTATATGATCCTAATCTTCCCCAAAGATTAAATGATTTTTTAAATTATCTTAGAACTATAAAAGGAAAATCAGAAAATACAATTGAAAGTTATAAATTGGATTTGATTATGTTTTTTAGATTTTTAAAATTATACAAAGGTATGGTTCCTGGAGAAACAGAATTTAGTGATATAGAAATAAGCAATATAAGTGATGAAGACATTAAGAATATATCATTAACGGATTTGTTCGCTTTTATATCCTTTGCAGAGAATTATAGAAATAATGGTAGCTATGCTAAAGCTAGAAAAGTAGCTACATTAAGATCTTTCTTTAAGTTTTTACAAGGTAAAGTTAAAATCATAAAGGAAAATCCAGCCCTAGAGTTGGAAAGCCCTAAAATAAGTAAAAGAAATCCTGTATATTTAACATTAGATGAGAGTAAAAGACTATTATCTTCTATAGATGGTAAGTTTAAAGAAAGAGATTTATGTATAGTAACTATGTTCTTAAATTGTGGGTTAAGACTTTCAGAATTATGTGGTATAAACATATCTAATATTAAAAATGATGTTTTAACTGTTATAGGTAAAGGAAACAAAGAAAGAACTGTTTACCTTAATAAAGCCTGCATTAAAACTTTGAATGATTATTTAAGCGTGAGAAAAGAAATGGGAGAAAAAATAGTTGACAAGGATGCTCTATTTTTAAGTAAAAATTATTCAAGGATAAATAAACGTTCTGTAGAGATGCTAGTAAAGAAGTATGTAAAAAAATCAGGCTTAGATGGAGAAAAATATTCTCCTCATAAATTAAGGCACACGGCTGCTACATTAATGTACAAGCATGGTGGTGTTGATATAAGAAGCTTACAAATGATATTAGGCCATGAAAACATATCTACAACCCAAATTTATACTCATGTAGATAGTGATAGATTAAGAGAAGCAGTTAAATCTAATCCTTTAAGTGATGAATAA
- a CDS encoding HesB-like protein, with translation MTPVNMSDLAYKEFKKFIEENNVNSNIFRIFLAGNGUGGPVFNIVLDEQTNEDLLSPIGELAFLVHRDLFSEFGGFIIQCAEENGKGGFTIDPLIQPEGINCSTCSSCS, from the coding sequence ATGACACCAGTTAACATGAGTGATTTAGCTTATAAAGAGTTTAAAAAATTTATAGAAGAAAATAATGTGAATTCAAACATATTTAGAATATTTTTAGCTGGAAATGGTTGAGGCGGTCCTGTTTTTAACATTGTTCTGGATGAACAAACAAACGAAGATTTACTATCACCTATCGGAGAATTAGCATTTCTAGTACATAGGGATCTTTTTTCAGAATTTGGAGGTTTTATAATCCAATGTGCCGAAGAAAATGGCAAAGGTGGTTTTACTATAGATCCACTAATACAACCAGAAGGCATTAATTGTTCTACTTGTTCAAGTTGTAGCTAA
- a CDS encoding alpha/beta-type small acid-soluble spore protein — protein MANRNSNNLVVPEAKHGLNQLKMEVANEVGIANYDAVDKGNLTSRQNGYVGGNMVRKMVEAYERNL, from the coding sequence ATGGCAAATAGAAATTCTAATAATTTAGTAGTGCCAGAGGCAAAACATGGATTAAATCAATTAAAAATGGAAGTTGCAAACGAAGTAGGAATAGCAAACTATGATGCTGTGGATAAAGGAAATTTAACTTCAAGACAAAACGGATATGTAGGCGGAAATATGGTTAGAAAGATGGTAGAAGCTTACGAAAGAAATCTATAA
- a CDS encoding alpha/beta-type small acid-soluble spore protein: MASNKNSNNLVVPEAQQGLNQLKMEVANEVGISNYDSMDKGNLTSRQNGYVGGNMVKKMVEAYERNL, from the coding sequence ATGGCAAGTAATAAGAATTCTAATAATTTAGTAGTGCCAGAAGCACAACAAGGATTAAACCAATTAAAAATGGAAGTTGCAAACGAAGTAGGAATATCAAACTATGATTCAATGGATAAAGGAAACTTGACTTCAAGACAAAATGGATATGTAGGCGGAAACATGGTTAAAAAGATGGTAGAAGCTTACGAAAGAAATCTATAA